From Myxocyprinus asiaticus isolate MX2 ecotype Aquarium Trade chromosome 49, UBuf_Myxa_2, whole genome shotgun sequence, a single genomic window includes:
- the LOC127438047 gene encoding olfactory receptor class A-like protein 1, with amino-acid sequence MTSDFWTRGMLFLSLTVVGVPGNGAVIFAFLLVAYHEGHLLPADAIVLHLASANLMVVAVRCLLEVFATFEIYNVFDNTGCKAVIFIYRTSRSLSIWLTFVLSTYQCLSITPPGSCWATARALVAQYLGVIFLALWVINTSMSVAPLMFAVGASNNSKLIQNGINLEFCFLSFPSRLSRDANGAAQVGRDVVPMTLMTTASLIILVFLYRHSHQVKGIRGGRQGQSAERRAAITVVTLVMLYVLFYGVDNGLWVYTLTVPQTLGSSLISDLRIFFSSLYAAISPIIIIISNKKVNKQLKFGKEQKMNSDAAQSSN; translated from the coding sequence ATGACTTCGGACTTTTGGACGCGTGGAATGCTCTTCCTGTCTCTCACGGTAGTGGGCGTTCCAGGCAACGGCGCCGTCATCTTTGCCTTCCTCTTGGTGGCTTATCATGAGGGTCATCTGTTACCTGCGGACGCCATCGTACTTCACTTGGCTTCTGCTAACCTCATGGTGGTGGCCGTTCGCTGTCTGCTGGAGGTTTTCGCCACGTTTGAGATCTACAATGTGTTTGACAACACTGGCTGCAAAGCCGTCATCTTCATCTACCGCACATCCAGATCTCTATCCATCTGGTTAACGTTCGTTTTGAGCACATATCAGTGCCTGAGCATCACCCCGCCTGGGTCATGCTGGGCCACTGCCCGCGCTCTGGTCGCCCAGTATTTGGGTGTCATTTTCCTGGCGTTGTGGGTGATTAACACATCCATGAGTGTAGCGCCCCTCATGTTCGCCGTAGGTGCCAGCAACAACTCCAAACTCATCCAAAACGGAATCAACCTGGAGTTCTGCTTCCTGAGTTTCCCGTCCAGACTGTCACGGGATGCCAATGGCGCAGCTCAGGTGGGCAGAGATGTGGTGCCCATGACACTCATGACGACAGCCAGTCTCATCATTCTggtgtttctgtatcgccacagTCATCAGGTGAAGGGTATACGTGGTGGCAGACAGGGCCAGTCTGCAGAAAGGCGGGCGGCCATCACGGTGGTCACATTGGTAATGCTGTACGTGTTGTTTTACGGGGTGGATAACGGGTTGTGGGTTTACACGCTCACAGTCCCACAGACGTTGGGCTCATCGCTGATTTCAGATCTCAGGATCTTCTTCTCGTCTCTGTATGCCGCTATAAGTCCGATCATCATTATCATCTCTAATAAGAAAGTGAATAAACAACTGAAATTTGGAAAAGAGCAAAAGATGAACTCTGACGCAGCGCAGTCAAGTAACTGA
- the LOC127438325 gene encoding olfactory receptor class A-like protein 1 isoform X2: MRTHKGQMRSVCNRSQRNIRDYIYRKHKSWTAEDPYEDNIPTDSHRSGSMDLCITIKGVSFLLQAGLGILANILVLLAYAHIMLTDPHLQPVDMILSHLAFADLMLLLTRCVPQTMTVFGLKNLLDDGGCKVVIYTYRIARALSVCITCMLSVFQAVTVAPATGPHLSRLKANLPQLVVPTFVALWFINMAVCIAAPFFSVAPRNGTVPPFTLNLGFCHVNFRDNLSYVINGVAVSVRDFAFVGVMLGSSGYILVLLHRHSRKVQGIRRSQGSMKETRAAKTVVMLVVLYSVFFGIDNVIWIYMLTVAQVPPVVADMRVFFSSCYASLSPFLIISSNKKVKARMVCAASDQEQQAADNTDSNVKNRS; this comes from the exons ATGAGGACTCACAAGGGACAAATGCGCTCG GTTTGTAACAGATCCCAGAGGAACATTAGAGACTATATATACAGAAAGCATAAGTCATGGACTGCAGAAGACCCCTACGAAGACAACATTCCTACAGACAGTCACAG GAGCGGGTCTATGGACTTATGCATCACGATCAAAGGCGTCTCCTTCCTCCTGCAGGCCGGGCTGGGAATCCTCGCCAACATCCTGGTCCTGCTGGCGTACGCGCACATCATGTTGACGGATCCGCACCTGCAGCCAGTGGACATGATCCTGAGCCACCTGGCCTTCGCCGATCTCATGCTGCTGTTAACCCGCTGCGTCCCGCAAACCATGACCGTCTTTGGCTTGAAGAATCTACTGGACGACGGCGGCTGTAAGGTCGTCATCTACACATACCGTATCGCCAGAGCCCTGTCTGTATGCATCACCTGCATGCTCAGTGTCTTCCAGGCGGTGACCGTCGCGCCTGCTACGGGACCGCACCTGTCCAGGTTAAAGGCTAACCTGCCGCAGCTCGTTGTCCCCACATTTGTGGCACTGTGGTTTATAAACATGGCCGTGTGCATAGCCGCCCCGTTCTTCTCTGTTGCCCCTCGTAACGGCACCGTCCCCCCATTCACGCTCAACCTGGGCTTCTGCCACGTCAATTTCCGTGATAACTTGTCCTATGTCATTAATGGCGTTGCCGTTTCGGTGCGAGACTTTGCGTTCGTGGGGGTGATGTTGGGCTCTAGTGGCTACATCCTGGTCCTTCTGCACCGCCACAGCAGGAAGGTGCAGGGAATCCGCAGATCGCAGGGCAGCATGAAGGAAACGCGGGCGGCGAAGACGGTGGTGATGCTGGTGGTTCTGTACTCCGTGTTTTTCGGCATCGATAACGTGATCTGGATCTACATGCTGACAGTGGCTCAGGTTCCTCCTGTCGTGGCTGATATGAGGGTGTTCTTTTCCTCCTGTTATGCATCTCTCAGTCCGTTCCTCATCATCTCCTCCAATAAGAAGGTCAAAGCGAGGATGGTGTGTGCAGCATCAGACCAGGAGCAGCAGGCAGCAGACAACACAGACTCAAATGTCAAAAACCGATCATAA
- the LOC127438325 gene encoding olfactory receptor class A-like protein 1 isoform X1 codes for MRTHKGQMRSVCNRSQRNIRDYIYRKHKSWTAEDPYEDNIPTDSHSRSGSMDLCITIKGVSFLLQAGLGILANILVLLAYAHIMLTDPHLQPVDMILSHLAFADLMLLLTRCVPQTMTVFGLKNLLDDGGCKVVIYTYRIARALSVCITCMLSVFQAVTVAPATGPHLSRLKANLPQLVVPTFVALWFINMAVCIAAPFFSVAPRNGTVPPFTLNLGFCHVNFRDNLSYVINGVAVSVRDFAFVGVMLGSSGYILVLLHRHSRKVQGIRRSQGSMKETRAAKTVVMLVVLYSVFFGIDNVIWIYMLTVAQVPPVVADMRVFFSSCYASLSPFLIISSNKKVKARMVCAASDQEQQAADNTDSNVKNRS; via the exons ATGAGGACTCACAAGGGACAAATGCGCTCG GTTTGTAACAGATCCCAGAGGAACATTAGAGACTATATATACAGAAAGCATAAGTCATGGACTGCAGAAGACCCCTACGAAGACAACATTCCTACAGACAGTCACAG CAGGAGCGGGTCTATGGACTTATGCATCACGATCAAAGGCGTCTCCTTCCTCCTGCAGGCCGGGCTGGGAATCCTCGCCAACATCCTGGTCCTGCTGGCGTACGCGCACATCATGTTGACGGATCCGCACCTGCAGCCAGTGGACATGATCCTGAGCCACCTGGCCTTCGCCGATCTCATGCTGCTGTTAACCCGCTGCGTCCCGCAAACCATGACCGTCTTTGGCTTGAAGAATCTACTGGACGACGGCGGCTGTAAGGTCGTCATCTACACATACCGTATCGCCAGAGCCCTGTCTGTATGCATCACCTGCATGCTCAGTGTCTTCCAGGCGGTGACCGTCGCGCCTGCTACGGGACCGCACCTGTCCAGGTTAAAGGCTAACCTGCCGCAGCTCGTTGTCCCCACATTTGTGGCACTGTGGTTTATAAACATGGCCGTGTGCATAGCCGCCCCGTTCTTCTCTGTTGCCCCTCGTAACGGCACCGTCCCCCCATTCACGCTCAACCTGGGCTTCTGCCACGTCAATTTCCGTGATAACTTGTCCTATGTCATTAATGGCGTTGCCGTTTCGGTGCGAGACTTTGCGTTCGTGGGGGTGATGTTGGGCTCTAGTGGCTACATCCTGGTCCTTCTGCACCGCCACAGCAGGAAGGTGCAGGGAATCCGCAGATCGCAGGGCAGCATGAAGGAAACGCGGGCGGCGAAGACGGTGGTGATGCTGGTGGTTCTGTACTCCGTGTTTTTCGGCATCGATAACGTGATCTGGATCTACATGCTGACAGTGGCTCAGGTTCCTCCTGTCGTGGCTGATATGAGGGTGTTCTTTTCCTCCTGTTATGCATCTCTCAGTCCGTTCCTCATCATCTCCTCCAATAAGAAGGTCAAAGCGAGGATGGTGTGTGCAGCATCAGACCAGGAGCAGCAGGCAGCAGACAACACAGACTCAAATGTCAAAAACCGATCATAA